The Haloarchaeobius litoreus DNA window ACACCGCCCACGTCGCGGAAGAAGCCGGCGTCGGCGAGCCCCTCGACGGCGAGTCGGGCCGCGCGCTCGGTCACGTCGGTCCGTGCCGCCACCTCCGCGGGCGTGTCGGCGTCGGAGAGCAGCGCGTCGAGTACGCCCGTCTCGCGGGCGGCCCACAGCAGGAACAGCGTCTCCCGGTCCTCTGTCATGGTCGGGCCGACGGACCGGAGGGGAATAACTCCGGCTACTGCCCGCGGTCGGTCACTGCATCCGGACGAAGCGGACCCCACCGCGGTCCTCGCGGTCGAGCGAGCCGTCGGCCCGTCGGGTCGCGTGGACGAGCGTCTGCCGGTCGGTGCCGATGGGGGCGAGGACGACGCCGCCCGGTCTGACCTGCTCGACGACCGCGCTCGGGAACTCGGGTGCAGCGCAGGTCAGGTAGGCCGCGTCGTAGGGGGCGTGCTCGGGCCAGCCCTCGCTTCCGTCGCCCGCTCTGATTCCGATGTCGTCGTAGCCCAGCCGGTCCAGCCGTTCGCGGGCCTCCTCGGCGAGGCGGTCGCTGTACTCCACGGAGAAGACGTTCTCGGGGCCGACGACCTCGGCGGTGACGGCGGCGTGGTAGCCACAGCCGGTGCCGACCTCGAGCACCTGGTCGCCGGGCGAGAGGTCGAGCGCGTCGACCATGATGGCGACCATGTGCGGCGCGCTGATGGTCGCATCGTCTCCGATGGGGAGTGGACGGTCGGCGTAGGCGTTCTTCCGCCTCGATTCGGGGACGAACTCGTGTCTCGGGACCGCCCGCATCGCCTCCAGCGTCGACTCGCGCCGGATGTCGCTCCGGCGGGCGAGCCGGTCGACCAGCGACTCGCGGGCGGCCTCGAAGGTCATCTCACCAGGCGGACCAGGCGGTGGTCTCCTCGTCCCACGCGTAGACGCGTTTCGCGTCCTTGGCGATGACCGTGTCGCCGTCGTGGTCGAGCTTGTCGTGATAGTAGCCCTCCGCGTCGGCACGGACGGCGATACCGCTGATGGTGAACTCGTCGTTGTCGAACGTCTCCGTCTCGCCCACCACGAACTCGTAGTCGCCGGGGACGTACACGCGCTCCGAGCGCGTCTCGTTGTTTCGTCCGTCGCGCGGGTGGATGGTCACGTTGACACCGACGTTCCCGACCGCGCGGGTCCAGAACGTCTCCACGTCGCCCGCCTCGGCCTCCTCGACCCGGCGCTCGCCGTCGAGCTCGAGGCTCGTGATGCGGACCGTCATGATGGCCTCGTCGGTGTCGAGGATGAACTCCTCGCCCGTCGCGACCGTCTCGTCGACCGGGGCCTCCACCGTCGCGGTGAAGGAGTCCCCGTCCTGACTGACGACGACGTCGACGTCGACCGTCTCCTCGGCCTCGACTCGCTCCTTGTGGACGTGCC harbors:
- a CDS encoding protein-L-isoaspartate(D-aspartate) O-methyltransferase, translating into MTFEAARESLVDRLARRSDIRRESTLEAMRAVPRHEFVPESRRKNAYADRPLPIGDDATISAPHMVAIMVDALDLSPGDQVLEVGTGCGYHAAVTAEVVGPENVFSVEYSDRLAEEARERLDRLGYDDIGIRAGDGSEGWPEHAPYDAAYLTCAAPEFPSAVVEQVRPGGVVLAPIGTDRQTLVHATRRADGSLDREDRGGVRFVRMQ
- a CDS encoding HVO_0476 family zinc finger protein, which codes for MSEVADRLALPCPSCSPEFERAHEVLKERGQMYTVRCTECGHVHKERVEAEETVDVDVVVSQDGDSFTATVEAPVDETVATGEEFILDTDEAIMTVRITSLELDGERRVEEAEAGDVETFWTRAVGNVGVNVTIHPRDGRNNETRSERVYVPGDYEFVVGETETFDNDEFTISGIAVRADAEGYYHDKLDHDGDTVIAKDAKRVYAWDEETTAWSAW